Proteins encoded in a region of the Pseudomonas denitrificans (nom. rej.) genome:
- a CDS encoding Crp/Fnr family transcriptional regulator, which translates to MTDAKPYLACLQDGRWFQTLPEGLRQALCDAAVVRRLPAGQRLFARGDAPCGLYCVVEGAMRVSVVGETGKEALLALVEAPNWFGEICLFDGQPRTHDAYAEGATVLLQVPLAPLQALLAQHPEYWRDFALLMSHKLRITFAVLEELSLLPAAPRLARRLLMIAEGYGESATTKRELHLPQEQLAAMLSLSRQTTNQILKELEAQGIVRLSYGGIEILDRERLRQAAHA; encoded by the coding sequence ATGACCGACGCCAAGCCCTACCTCGCCTGCCTGCAAGATGGCCGCTGGTTCCAGACCCTCCCCGAGGGGCTGCGCCAGGCCCTGTGCGACGCGGCCGTGGTGCGCCGCCTGCCCGCCGGCCAGCGTCTGTTCGCCCGTGGCGATGCGCCGTGCGGCCTGTATTGCGTGGTGGAAGGCGCGATGCGCGTCAGCGTGGTCGGCGAGACCGGCAAGGAAGCCTTACTGGCCCTGGTGGAAGCGCCCAACTGGTTCGGCGAGATCTGTCTGTTCGACGGCCAGCCGCGCACCCACGACGCCTACGCCGAGGGCGCCACCGTGCTGCTGCAGGTGCCCCTGGCACCGCTGCAGGCGCTGCTGGCGCAGCACCCGGAGTACTGGCGAGATTTCGCCCTGCTGATGAGCCACAAGCTGCGCATCACCTTCGCCGTGCTGGAGGAGCTGTCGCTTCTGCCGGCCGCGCCGCGCCTGGCCCGGCGTCTGCTGATGATCGCCGAAGGCTACGGCGAGTCGGCCACCACCAAGCGCGAGCTGCACCTGCCCCAGGAGCAACTGGCGGCCATGCTGTCGCTGTCGCGGCAGACCACCAACCAGATCCTCAAGGAGCTGGAAGCCCAGGGCATCGTGCGCCTGAGCTACGGCGGCATCGAGATACTGGACCGCGAACGCCTGCGCCAGGCCGCCCACGCCTGA
- a CDS encoding outer membrane beta-barrel protein, translated as MRLSKLLCALALTAPALAMADDSGLYVGGGVTRLEIDDRSFDDQDDSYKLYAGYRLNNYLSLEGAVVDFGDMSDGKKHFDGESLQANVHLGFPIGQRIRLYGIAGVHAWHADDDAAGKSDDVDPLYGFGGELDVIGGLGVRLEQEYLDVGDIDLDQTTLSAYWRF; from the coding sequence ATGCGCCTTTCGAAACTCCTCTGCGCCCTCGCCCTGACCGCCCCAGCCCTGGCGATGGCCGACGACAGCGGCCTCTACGTCGGTGGCGGCGTCACCCGCCTCGAGATCGACGACCGCTCCTTCGATGACCAGGACGACAGCTACAAGCTGTACGCCGGCTACCGCCTGAACAACTACCTGTCTCTGGAAGGCGCGGTGGTCGACTTCGGCGACATGAGCGACGGCAAAAAGCACTTCGACGGCGAATCACTGCAAGCCAACGTGCACCTGGGCTTCCCCATCGGCCAGCGCATCCGCCTGTACGGCATTGCCGGCGTGCATGCCTGGCACGCCGATGACGACGCCGCCGGCAAGTCCGACGACGTGGACCCGCTCTACGGCTTCGGCGGCGAACTGGACGTGATTGGCGGCCTGGGCGTGCGCCTGGAGCAGGAATACCTGGACGTCGGCGACATCGACCTCGACCAGACCACCCTTTCCGCCTACTGGCGCTTCTGA
- the ppk2 gene encoding polyphosphate kinase 2, protein MAQQPKPRQPISQESLPPPEASKPAAAALPEATTEGGAQIQAQSQGPVALTVAMAPRGSNEDSGSAQLPASYPYRKRLQRREYEKAKAELQIELLKVQNWVKETGQRIVLLFEGRDAAGKGGTIKRFTEHLNPRGARVVALEKPSDAERGQWYFQRYIQHLPTAGEIVFFDRSWYNRAGVERVMGFCSPRQYLEFMQQTPELERMLVRNGIHLFKFWFSVSREEQLRRFVSRRDDPLKHWKLSPIDIQSLDRWDDYTQAKEAMFFHTDTADAPWVVVKSDDKKRARLNCLRHFLHSLDYPDKNPKIARAPDALLTGRAALMDRDELERPAQAMVPVQIPEPEAIPA, encoded by the coding sequence ATGGCCCAGCAGCCCAAGCCCCGGCAGCCCATTTCCCAGGAGAGCCTGCCGCCACCCGAAGCCAGCAAGCCCGCCGCCGCGGCGCTGCCCGAAGCGACCACCGAGGGCGGTGCGCAGATCCAGGCTCAGAGCCAGGGCCCGGTCGCGCTGACCGTCGCCATGGCCCCGCGCGGCAGCAACGAGGACTCCGGCTCCGCCCAGTTGCCCGCCAGCTATCCCTACCGCAAGCGCCTGCAGCGCAGGGAGTACGAGAAGGCCAAGGCCGAACTGCAGATCGAGCTGCTGAAGGTGCAGAACTGGGTGAAGGAGACCGGCCAGCGCATCGTCCTGCTCTTCGAGGGCCGCGACGCCGCCGGCAAGGGCGGCACCATCAAGCGCTTCACCGAACACCTCAACCCGCGTGGCGCCCGCGTGGTGGCGCTGGAGAAACCCAGCGATGCCGAGCGCGGCCAGTGGTACTTCCAGCGCTACATCCAGCACCTGCCCACGGCCGGTGAAATCGTCTTCTTCGACCGCTCCTGGTACAACCGCGCCGGGGTCGAGCGAGTGATGGGCTTCTGCTCGCCGCGCCAGTACCTGGAGTTCATGCAGCAGACGCCGGAGCTCGAGCGCATGCTGGTGCGCAATGGCATCCACCTGTTCAAGTTCTGGTTCTCGGTGAGCCGCGAGGAGCAGCTGCGCCGCTTCGTCTCGCGTCGCGACGACCCGCTCAAGCACTGGAAGCTGTCGCCGATCGACATCCAGTCGCTGGACCGCTGGGACGACTACACCCAGGCCAAGGAGGCGATGTTCTTCCACACCGACACCGCCGACGCGCCCTGGGTGGTGGTCAAGTCCGACGACAAGAAGCGCGCGCGGCTCAATTGCCTGCGGCACTTCCTGCACAGCCTGGATTACCCGGACAAGAACCCGAAGATCGCCCGTGCCCCGGATGCGCTGCTGACGGGCCGTGCCGCGCTGATGGACCGCGATGAGCTGGAGCGCCCGGCGCAGGCAATGGTCCCGGTGCAGATACCAGAGCCGGAAGCCATCCCGGCCTGA
- a CDS encoding magnesium transporter CorA family protein, with protein sequence MITYYTLVGDRLVRHNGSECHGMPKDTLWIDLFQPTAQEEQLLESIIAVDVPTREEMAEIEDSSRFYESNGALYMTTSVVGGIREHNPTVSEVTCVLTPHWLVTVRYTDLLAFRTFETRTQRGGCEGRSDQLFVTLMDSVVDRIADVLEIVQKQLDSLGTSIFREGPASEKADLQEVVKQLGRKNSLLSKLNESLLSISRPLSYFRQGSNGWISDEVKLGMKSVERDVRSLSEYQTKMAGEITFLLDATLGLINIEQNSIIKVFSIAAVLFLPPTLVGTVYGMNFAHMPELQWLAGYPMALVAMVISAIIPYYWFKYKGWL encoded by the coding sequence ATGATCACCTATTACACCCTTGTCGGCGACCGCCTGGTGCGCCACAACGGCAGCGAGTGCCACGGCATGCCCAAGGACACGCTGTGGATCGATCTGTTCCAGCCCACGGCGCAAGAGGAGCAGTTGCTGGAGTCGATCATCGCGGTGGATGTGCCGACCCGCGAGGAGATGGCCGAGATCGAAGATTCCTCGCGCTTCTACGAGAGCAACGGTGCGCTGTACATGACCACCAGCGTGGTCGGTGGCATCCGCGAGCACAATCCTACTGTCTCGGAAGTCACCTGCGTGCTGACCCCGCACTGGCTGGTGACGGTGCGCTATACCGACCTGCTGGCCTTCCGTACCTTCGAGACGCGCACCCAGCGCGGCGGCTGCGAGGGTCGCAGCGACCAGCTGTTCGTGACCCTGATGGACAGCGTGGTGGACCGCATCGCCGACGTACTGGAGATCGTCCAGAAGCAGCTCGACAGCCTGGGCACCAGCATCTTCCGCGAGGGCCCGGCCAGCGAGAAGGCCGACCTGCAGGAAGTGGTCAAGCAACTGGGGCGCAAGAACTCGCTGCTGTCCAAGCTCAACGAGAGCCTGCTGAGCATCAGCCGGCCGCTGTCGTATTTCCGTCAGGGCAGCAACGGCTGGATCAGCGACGAGGTGAAGCTGGGCATGAAGTCGGTGGAGCGCGATGTACGCTCGCTCAGCGAGTACCAGACGAAGATGGCCGGGGAAATCACCTTCCTGCTGGACGCCACCCTGGGTCTGATCAACATCGAGCAGAACAGCATCATCAAGGTGTTCTCCATCGCTGCCGTGCTGTTCCTGCCGCCGACCCTGGTGGGCACGGTGTACGGCATGAACTTCGCGCACATGCCGGAGCTGCAATGGCTGGCCGGCTACCCCATGGCGCTGGTGGCGATGGTCATCTCGGCGATCATTCCCTACTACTGGTTCAAGTACAAAGGCTGGCTCTAG
- a CDS encoding TIGR02647 family protein: MAFTKEMVEELDLLALFDLENSQAGLKVHHDASAEAVAAAGRLHAKGLIDKQDGGYLTGLGLDAAEHAQVLLGILRS, encoded by the coding sequence ATGGCTTTCACGAAAGAAATGGTTGAGGAACTGGACCTGCTGGCGCTCTTTGACCTGGAGAACAGCCAGGCGGGATTGAAAGTCCACCACGATGCTTCCGCCGAAGCCGTGGCGGCTGCCGGCCGGCTTCACGCCAAGGGCCTGATCGACAAGCAGGACGGCGGCTATCTCACCGGTCTGGGGCTTGACGCCGCCGAGCACGCCCAGGTCCTGCTCGGCATCCTGCGCAGCTGA